The proteins below are encoded in one region of Paeniglutamicibacter cryotolerans:
- a CDS encoding VOC family protein — translation MQPHQSHLEIKVRDMDPAAVQVLALGARPANHGGAGFRAYLDPASHPLCLVSW, via the coding sequence CTGCAGCCGCATCAGTCGCACCTGGAGATCAAGGTGAGGGACATGGATCCGGCCGCGGTGCAGGTGCTGGCACTGGGGGCGCGGCCGGCCAATCATGGCGGTGCCGGCTTCCGGGCCTACCTGGATCCCGCTTCGCATCCGTTGTGCCTGGTCAGTTGGTAA
- a CDS encoding MFS transporter has translation MNNTPSEATAEALAGSPGPTRLWTRDFILACISNIFMFFNVHLFLATFATYAMGRFLVGDALGGASASIFIIGALAARLTAGPLMARFNLKALAVIGFAAFAMIPPFYPMIESIGPLLALRVVHGMTFGVASSVIATLAVSRIPGHRLGEGTAYYASSTLLGVAAGPFVGLLLLGGFSFDTVVWVAVASSLAGLLLILPVAVPDLRPAAGNTAAPARGWSRLLEPTALPMALIGALFTLGYAGIVTFMGSFAAERSLGSAASFFFLAYAVAVLISRPVTGPLMDRRGYNVVMIPAFVFFAGGLLLLSQSQAAPLLFAAALLIGLGQGNLLSAGQTIAISRVPRNKLGMGTSTFFLGIDLGMGLGPVLIGVVVQFAGIGATYGYLGIYALVLLGIYWWVQGRRLSPAAQGPLTN, from the coding sequence ATGAACAACACCCCATCCGAAGCCACGGCCGAGGCCTTGGCCGGGAGCCCCGGCCCAACCCGGCTCTGGACGCGGGATTTCATCCTGGCCTGCATCTCGAACATCTTCATGTTCTTCAACGTGCACCTGTTCCTGGCCACGTTCGCCACCTACGCGATGGGGCGTTTCCTGGTCGGTGACGCGCTCGGCGGAGCCTCGGCGAGCATCTTCATCATCGGGGCGCTGGCGGCAAGGTTGACCGCCGGCCCGCTGATGGCCCGCTTCAACCTCAAGGCGCTGGCCGTGATCGGGTTCGCTGCCTTCGCCATGATCCCGCCGTTCTACCCGATGATCGAATCGATCGGGCCGCTGCTGGCCCTGCGCGTCGTCCACGGCATGACCTTCGGGGTGGCCAGCTCCGTCATCGCCACACTGGCCGTCTCCCGCATTCCGGGACACCGGCTCGGCGAGGGTACCGCCTACTATGCTTCTTCCACGCTGCTGGGCGTCGCGGCGGGCCCGTTCGTGGGCCTGCTGCTCCTGGGTGGATTCTCCTTCGACACGGTGGTCTGGGTCGCCGTGGCCAGCTCGCTGGCCGGACTGCTGCTGATTCTGCCCGTCGCGGTGCCTGATCTGCGCCCGGCCGCCGGCAACACGGCCGCCCCGGCCCGTGGGTGGTCGCGGCTGCTTGAACCCACGGCGTTGCCGATGGCGCTAATCGGCGCCCTGTTCACGCTCGGCTACGCGGGCATCGTGACGTTCATGGGCAGCTTCGCCGCCGAACGCTCGCTGGGTTCCGCAGCCTCCTTCTTCTTCCTCGCCTACGCCGTAGCCGTCCTGATCTCGCGGCCGGTGACCGGGCCATTGATGGACCGCCGCGGCTACAACGTCGTGATGATCCCGGCCTTCGTGTTCTTTGCCGGCGGCCTGCTGCTGCTCTCGCAGTCCCAGGCGGCTCCGCTGCTGTTCGCTGCCGCGCTCCTGATCGGCCTGGGTCAGGGCAACCTGCTCTCGGCCGGGCAAACCATAGCGATCTCCCGGGTTCCACGGAACAAGCTGGGCATGGGCACCTCGACGTTCTTCCTGGGCATCGACCTGGGCATGGGCCTGGGTCCGGTGCTCATCGGTGTGGTGGTGCAGTTCGCTGGCATCGGAGCGACCTACGGCTACCTAGGCATCTACGCACTGGTGCTGCTCGGGATCTACTGGTGGGTCCAGGGCCGCAGGCTCTCCCCTGCCGCCCAGGGACCGCTTACCAACTGA
- a CDS encoding LysR substrate-binding domain-containing protein, which translates to MARYTLRQLECFVAVGEHGSIAAAAQALMLSPSAVTGALNELERIFGAQLTIRRKAHGVTLTPSGGYVLSQARSLLSSANDLQTLAGSAGTELRGRLVVGCYSSLAPTLLTGLLAEFTAEHPRVDIEFHAGTQAEIHRMLLSGELDVAIAYDLAVPAGVAKRKLMDSVPSVVLPADHRLAGHSRVALAELVSEPMILLDVNPSRENTEMMFSAAGLEPWIRFRTTDFEVTRSMVARGMGYAILVQRPAGDVSYEGRPLVVLPIHPAIRHVPVSMVWPESTRLSGAAEAMLALAERLHGSGRAAPSV; encoded by the coding sequence ATGGCCCGCTACACCCTGCGGCAGCTTGAGTGCTTCGTGGCCGTCGGGGAACACGGCTCCATTGCCGCCGCCGCGCAAGCCCTGATGCTCTCTCCCTCGGCCGTCACCGGGGCGTTGAACGAGCTCGAGCGGATCTTCGGAGCCCAGCTCACCATCAGGCGCAAGGCCCACGGTGTCACCCTCACCCCCTCAGGGGGGTACGTGCTGTCCCAGGCCCGCAGCCTGCTCAGCTCGGCGAACGACCTGCAGACCCTGGCCGGCAGCGCCGGCACCGAGCTGCGCGGGCGGCTGGTGGTCGGGTGTTACTCCTCGCTTGCCCCCACGCTGCTGACCGGACTGCTGGCAGAATTCACTGCCGAGCATCCGCGGGTGGACATCGAGTTCCACGCGGGAACGCAGGCGGAGATCCATCGGATGCTGCTCTCCGGGGAATTGGACGTCGCCATTGCCTACGACCTGGCCGTTCCGGCGGGCGTGGCCAAGCGAAAGCTCATGGACTCGGTGCCCTCGGTGGTGCTGCCCGCGGACCACCGGCTGGCCGGGCACAGCAGGGTGGCGCTGGCTGAGCTGGTGAGCGAACCGATGATCCTGCTCGACGTGAACCCCAGCCGCGAAAACACCGAGATGATGTTCAGCGCGGCCGGGTTGGAGCCGTGGATCCGCTTCCGTACCACCGACTTCGAGGTCACCCGCTCCATGGTCGCCCGGGGGATGGGCTACGCCATCCTGGTTCAGCGCCCGGCGGGGGACGTGAGCTACGAGGGGCGGCCCCTGGTGGTGCTTCCGATTCATCCGGCCATCCGGCATGTTCCGGTGTCCATGGTGTGGCCCGAAAGCACTCGGCTTTCCGGCGCCGCCGAGGCCATGCTGGCGCTCGCCGAACGCCTGCATGGGTCCGGTCGTGCGGCACCATCGGTCTAA
- a CDS encoding exodeoxyribonuclease III produces the protein MIPVAEEILNKADGALRVASVNVNGIRAAYKRGMADWIAARDIDVLALQEVRAPDAILRELIGGGWNILHAEAKDKGRAGVAIASRAEPLATRSHIGDEYFETTGRWVEADFAVAGGRKLTIVSAYVHSGEVDTPKQVDKYRFLDTMIERLPAMVADSDHTLVVGDLNVGHTTLDIKNWKGNVKRSGFLPEERAYFDRFFGEEIGFKDVARELAGPVDGPFTWWSWRGQAFDNDSGWRIDYHMATPDLAALATKSVVDRASSYDVRFSDHAPLVVDYQF, from the coding sequence GTGATACCTGTTGCCGAAGAAATTCTGAACAAGGCCGATGGCGCGCTGCGCGTAGCCTCGGTGAACGTCAACGGCATTCGTGCCGCCTATAAGCGAGGCATGGCCGACTGGATCGCCGCCAGGGACATCGACGTGCTGGCCCTGCAGGAGGTCCGCGCACCGGATGCGATCCTGCGCGAGCTGATTGGCGGGGGCTGGAACATCCTGCATGCCGAAGCCAAGGACAAGGGCCGCGCCGGCGTGGCCATCGCCTCGCGCGCCGAACCGCTGGCCACCCGTTCGCACATTGGTGACGAGTACTTCGAAACCACGGGCCGCTGGGTCGAGGCCGACTTCGCTGTGGCCGGCGGGCGGAAGCTGACCATCGTCTCCGCCTACGTGCACTCCGGCGAGGTCGACACGCCCAAGCAGGTGGACAAGTACCGCTTCCTGGATACCATGATCGAACGCCTTCCGGCCATGGTCGCGGACTCCGACCACACGCTGGTCGTCGGTGACCTGAACGTCGGGCACACCACCCTGGACATCAAGAATTGGAAGGGCAACGTGAAGCGCTCGGGCTTCCTGCCCGAGGAACGTGCCTACTTCGACCGCTTCTTCGGTGAGGAGATCGGCTTCAAGGACGTGGCCCGGGAACTGGCCGGGCCGGTAGACGGCCCCTTCACCTGGTGGTCGTGGCGGGGGCAGGCCTTCGACAACGACTCCGGCTGGCGCATCGACTACCACATGGCCACACCTGACCTCGCCGCCCTCGCCACCAAATCAGTCGTTGACCGCGCCTCGTCGTACGACGTGCGCTTCTCCGACCACGCTCCGCTGGTCGTCGACTACCAGTTCTAA
- a CDS encoding ABC transporter permease: MSQVRDADLLLNGDTRPLAGLYARNARAVISRGLLATRTSNWAVMASGFIEPVLYLFSLGIGLGALVGTVEGPGGTPVSYAAYIAPALLAVSAMNGAVYDSTWNVFFKMNFAKLYQNMLYTSLGPLDVALGEIFLALLRGMIYATGFTTVMWAMGLIGTWWALLMIPASVLIAFGFASIGMGVTSFMKTFQQMDWINFFMLPMFLFSATFYPLSVYPQWIQWVIQGLPLWHGVELLRQLGVGAFGWMTLVHVGYFVLMIAVGMVLTTTRLRALFLK, translated from the coding sequence ATGAGCCAAGTACGGGATGCCGACCTGCTCCTGAACGGGGACACGCGTCCGCTGGCCGGGCTCTATGCCCGCAACGCGCGCGCGGTGATTTCCCGGGGGTTGCTGGCCACCAGGACCAGCAACTGGGCCGTGATGGCTTCGGGGTTCATCGAACCGGTGCTGTACCTGTTCTCGCTGGGCATCGGACTGGGCGCCCTGGTGGGAACCGTGGAGGGACCCGGCGGCACTCCGGTCTCCTATGCCGCATACATCGCCCCGGCCTTGCTGGCCGTTTCGGCGATGAACGGAGCGGTGTACGACTCCACCTGGAATGTCTTCTTTAAAATGAACTTCGCCAAGCTCTACCAGAACATGCTCTATACCTCGTTGGGCCCACTGGACGTGGCGTTGGGAGAGATCTTCCTGGCCCTGCTGCGCGGAATGATCTACGCGACCGGATTCACCACGGTGATGTGGGCGATGGGGCTGATCGGTACCTGGTGGGCGTTGCTGATGATCCCGGCCTCGGTGCTGATCGCCTTCGGCTTCGCCTCGATCGGCATGGGCGTCACCAGCTTCATGAAGACGTTCCAGCAGATGGACTGGATCAACTTCTTCATGCTGCCGATGTTCCTGTTCTCCGCCACGTTCTATCCGCTGAGCGTGTACCCGCAGTGGATCCAGTGGGTCATCCAGGGGCTTCCGCTCTGGCACGGGGTGGAGTTGCTGCGTCAGCTCGGCGTCGGGGCGTTCGGCTGGATGACGCTGGTGCACGTGGGCTACTTCGTGCTGATGATCGCCGTGGGCATGGTGCTGACCACCACCCGGCTTCGTGCCCTGTTCCTGAAATGA
- a CDS encoding sensor histidine kinase, producing MSDKAMNPAPGHGHAVRRIHTDDLLLATGYGAVTLLLFAVGLAGSNDLIVPALGPWWPVLLVAGCASVALRQRNTPLMAVICAISGVLLFLAGNVAAFFMFFEVVFALVLFGTDVVARNASRLALAIGAVLTLSTYLVSGSAPITVMAGLVCAMTLLMPAEWALNIRNARALARSEVSRASARRDAAEQRAAAERADAELRLERERRHMAGELHDVVAARLAAIALQSGAALSLPGANAPLARIRTEAVAGLEDLNNMIRLLRDGSIRAPDGRLEALAALVESFAAAAPGIGFSNLLPAGGTSLPHATQNLLYRAVNEALLNASRHAPGMELEIELHEIATGLRLRATNPLCLPEEPAAASGTGTGLASMAARAASLGGTLEAAATGSHFILVLEIPHQAATEAA from the coding sequence GTGAGCGACAAGGCGATGAACCCCGCACCGGGACACGGGCATGCGGTACGCAGGATCCACACCGACGACCTGCTGCTTGCGACCGGCTATGGCGCCGTGACGTTGCTGTTGTTCGCGGTCGGGCTGGCCGGAAGCAACGACCTGATAGTCCCGGCATTGGGCCCCTGGTGGCCGGTGCTGCTGGTCGCCGGATGTGCCAGCGTTGCCCTGCGCCAGCGGAACACGCCCCTGATGGCTGTGATCTGCGCGATCAGCGGGGTCCTGTTGTTCCTGGCCGGGAACGTCGCGGCATTTTTCATGTTCTTCGAGGTGGTTTTCGCGCTGGTGCTCTTCGGGACCGATGTCGTTGCCCGCAACGCCTCCCGGCTGGCCCTGGCCATCGGGGCGGTCCTGACACTGTCCACCTACCTGGTCAGCGGTTCGGCACCCATCACCGTCATGGCGGGCCTCGTGTGCGCCATGACCCTGTTGATGCCCGCCGAGTGGGCCTTGAACATCCGCAATGCCCGGGCGCTGGCCCGCAGCGAAGTTTCCCGCGCCTCTGCCCGGCGCGATGCGGCCGAACAGCGGGCCGCGGCCGAACGCGCCGACGCGGAGCTGCGCCTTGAACGCGAACGCCGGCACATGGCCGGAGAACTGCACGATGTGGTGGCGGCCCGGCTGGCTGCCATTGCGCTGCAGTCCGGTGCCGCGTTGTCGTTGCCGGGCGCCAACGCGCCGCTCGCCCGGATCCGCACCGAGGCGGTCGCCGGCCTGGAGGACCTGAACAACATGATCAGGCTGCTCCGGGACGGGTCCATCAGGGCCCCGGACGGACGGCTCGAGGCGCTCGCGGCGCTCGTCGAGTCCTTCGCCGCCGCTGCCCCGGGCATCGGCTTCAGCAACCTGCTGCCCGCTGGCGGGACGTCACTGCCCCACGCCACCCAGAACCTGCTCTACCGGGCGGTGAACGAGGCGCTGCTGAACGCGTCCCGGCATGCCCCGGGCATGGAGCTGGAGATCGAGCTCCACGAGATTGCCACCGGCCTTCGGCTGCGCGCCACCAATCCGCTGTGCCTTCCGGAGGAACCGGCTGCCGCTTCCGGGACGGGGACCGGGCTTGCCTCGATGGCGGCCCGGGCCGCCTCCCTCGGCGGAACGCTGGAGGCGGCGGCCACCGGTTCGCATTTCATCTTGGTCTTGGAGATCCCGCACCAGGCCGCGACGGAAGCAGCATGA
- a CDS encoding ABC transporter ATP-binding protein: MTQATSRPIVISAQGLTKRFGDITAVDGISFEVPAGESFGLLGPNGAGKSTTMRMIGGVSQRTSGSLSIMGLDPELQGPEVRAHLGVVPQQDNLDEELRVRDNLIVYGRYFGLPLSYLRPKADELLEFAQLVDKAKSRVDDLSGGMKRRLTIARSLINDPKLLLLDEPTTGLDPQARHILWDRLFRLKERGVTLVLTTHHMDEAEQLCDRLIVVDKGRIMAEGSPAALIRAHSTREVLELRFGTEHNHAAARTLQGIGERCEELPDRVLIYADDAEAALDAVAGRGLVPLTSLVRRSSLEDVFLRLTGRSLIE; encoded by the coding sequence GTGACCCAAGCCACTTCGCGCCCCATCGTCATCTCCGCCCAGGGCCTCACCAAGAGGTTCGGGGACATCACGGCCGTGGACGGCATCTCCTTCGAGGTCCCGGCCGGGGAATCCTTCGGCCTGCTCGGGCCCAACGGCGCCGGCAAGTCGACCACCATGCGGATGATCGGGGGCGTCTCCCAGCGCACCTCCGGCTCGCTGAGCATCATGGGGCTGGACCCCGAGCTGCAGGGTCCCGAGGTCCGGGCCCACCTGGGCGTGGTCCCGCAGCAGGACAACCTCGACGAGGAACTGCGGGTGCGCGACAACCTCATCGTCTACGGGCGCTACTTCGGGCTGCCGCTGAGCTACCTGCGGCCCAAGGCCGATGAGCTTCTCGAGTTCGCCCAGCTTGTCGACAAGGCCAAATCCCGGGTCGACGACCTCTCCGGGGGAATGAAGCGCCGGCTGACCATTGCGCGTTCGCTGATCAACGACCCGAAGCTCCTGCTGCTCGACGAACCCACCACCGGCCTTGACCCGCAGGCGCGGCACATCCTCTGGGACCGGCTGTTCCGGCTCAAGGAACGAGGCGTCACCCTGGTGCTCACCACCCACCACATGGACGAGGCGGAGCAGCTCTGCGACCGGCTGATCGTCGTGGACAAGGGCCGGATCATGGCAGAGGGCTCGCCCGCCGCGCTGATCCGGGCCCATTCCACCCGCGAGGTGCTCGAGCTGCGCTTCGGCACCGAACACAACCACGCGGCGGCCAGGACCCTGCAGGGGATCGGCGAGCGCTGCGAGGAACTGCCGGACCGGGTACTGATCTATGCCGACGATGCCGAGGCGGCACTCGATGCCGTGGCCGGGCGCGGGTTGGTGCCTCTCACCTCGCTGGTGCGCCGGTCCTCACTGGAAGACGTGTTCCTGCGGCTGACCGGAAGGAGCCTCATTGAATGA
- a CDS encoding 2Fe-2S iron-sulfur cluster-binding protein produces MPTVTFVQSTGESIEVAVAEGTSLMRAAVTNGIDGIVGECGGQAMCATCHVFVRPEYAGALPPVSDDEDEMLDCTTSERTEASRLGCQVKVSAELPSIVVDVPADQV; encoded by the coding sequence ATGCCTACCGTCACCTTTGTCCAGTCCACCGGCGAATCCATCGAAGTAGCTGTCGCCGAGGGCACCTCGCTCATGCGCGCGGCAGTCACCAACGGCATCGACGGCATCGTGGGCGAATGCGGCGGCCAGGCCATGTGCGCGACCTGCCACGTCTTCGTCCGCCCGGAATATGCCGGCGCGCTTCCCCCCGTCAGCGACGACGAGGACGAGATGCTTGACTGCACCACCTCCGAGCGCACCGAGGCGTCGCGCCTGGGCTGCCAGGTCAAGGTCTCCGCCGAGCTGCCGAGCATCGTGGTCGACGTTCCAGCGGACCAGGTCTAA
- a CDS encoding response regulator transcription factor has translation MPVMDGVEATRAIVAENLSSVLILTTFDHDDHLFGALAAGAAGFLLKSAEPREITAAVRRVAAGDQVISPAVTARVVAAALAGGPPVATAGREAALARLTGREAQVLGCLGDGLSNHAISRTLGISETTVKTHVSRVLATLSLSSRVQAALFISADRDYTN, from the coding sequence ATGCCAGTCATGGACGGTGTCGAGGCCACCCGGGCCATCGTCGCCGAGAACTTGTCCAGCGTCCTGATCCTGACCACGTTCGATCACGACGACCACCTCTTCGGCGCCCTGGCCGCCGGCGCCGCCGGTTTCCTACTCAAGAGCGCCGAACCCCGGGAGATCACTGCTGCGGTACGCCGGGTCGCCGCCGGTGACCAGGTCATTTCCCCGGCGGTGACGGCCCGCGTCGTGGCGGCGGCGCTGGCCGGAGGCCCTCCGGTGGCCACCGCCGGCCGGGAGGCGGCGTTGGCGAGGCTGACCGGACGCGAGGCCCAGGTGCTCGGGTGCCTCGGCGATGGGTTGAGCAACCACGCCATCTCGCGGACGCTGGGCATCTCCGAAACCACGGTGAAGACCCATGTCTCCCGGGTGCTGGCCACGCTCTCGCTGTCCTCGCGGGTCCAAGCCGCCTTGTTCATCAGCGCCGATCGGGACTACACGAATTGA
- a CDS encoding GAP family protein, translating to MAVLGAFYLGVGLMVLGGAGVLPDPLIAADLSGVGNPAPRWAALLAGAGMLLWAVMQRPAEKRAPVHAGEAGGASVRGQSGASRAEAVWDRRINTALGSRLGVVALALAAGLLELPTMLPYLGAIGILIASPLPFTASALALAGYALVMLVPALALLVMGRVAGRRLDAPLRAMAVFVVRASGEALWWVVGIAGFLAMRWGLGFLFPDALWNPFK from the coding sequence CTGGCGGTGCTCGGCGCCTTTTACCTGGGCGTCGGACTGATGGTGCTTGGCGGTGCCGGGGTGCTGCCCGACCCGCTGATCGCCGCCGACCTGTCGGGGGTCGGGAATCCGGCCCCGCGCTGGGCGGCGCTGCTGGCCGGGGCTGGAATGCTGCTGTGGGCGGTGATGCAGCGTCCGGCCGAAAAGCGGGCACCGGTGCACGCCGGGGAAGCCGGGGGAGCGTCGGTGCGTGGGCAGTCCGGTGCCTCCCGGGCGGAGGCCGTCTGGGATCGGAGGATCAACACGGCACTGGGGTCCCGTTTGGGTGTGGTGGCACTTGCGCTGGCAGCCGGGCTCCTGGAACTTCCCACGATGTTGCCCTACCTCGGTGCGATCGGCATCCTGATCGCCTCACCGCTACCGTTTACGGCATCCGCGCTGGCGCTGGCCGGATACGCCCTGGTGATGCTCGTCCCGGCGCTGGCGCTGCTGGTCATGGGGCGGGTGGCCGGGCGGCGACTCGATGCCCCGCTGCGGGCCATGGCGGTTTTCGTGGTGCGGGCCTCGGGGGAGGCACTGTGGTGGGTGGTGGGCATTGCGGGCTTCCTGGCGATGCGCTGGGGACTGGGCTTCCTCTTCCCCGATGCTCTCTGGAACCCCTTCAAATGA
- a CDS encoding ABC transporter permease — protein sequence MNEQRGVARRLGNGVPAAHGPATSAAKARALGTWFVAEQYLRGMRGYLDVIIAYSIGNPLMYLFAMGVGLATLVDANSPGAFGSVGYLVFIVPALLASAAVMTAAEEFSYPVSSGFKWRRTYYGPLASPISSAQICQGHALAVTLRIFVQSAVYLGIVAAFGAVPSGWAVLSVFTATLTGMAFGLPLMAYAASITEDRGQFAMVQRFVVMPLFLFSGTFFPLQTLPVFLRWIGWISPIWHGTSLGRVLSYSMSEPLWLSAVHVLFLVLTAGAGLIMARRIYSRRLEG from the coding sequence TTGAATGAGCAGCGGGGGGTGGCCCGGCGGCTGGGAAACGGGGTGCCGGCGGCCCATGGGCCGGCGACGAGTGCCGCTAAGGCACGGGCCCTGGGGACCTGGTTCGTGGCCGAGCAGTACCTGCGGGGAATGCGCGGCTACCTCGATGTGATCATCGCGTACTCGATCGGCAACCCGCTGATGTACCTCTTTGCGATGGGCGTCGGGCTGGCCACGCTGGTCGATGCGAACTCGCCCGGTGCCTTCGGCTCGGTGGGCTACCTGGTATTCATCGTCCCGGCTCTGCTGGCCTCGGCCGCCGTGATGACGGCCGCGGAGGAGTTCAGCTACCCGGTCTCCAGCGGCTTCAAGTGGCGGCGGACCTACTACGGTCCGCTGGCCTCGCCGATTTCCTCAGCACAGATCTGCCAGGGCCACGCGCTGGCCGTTACCCTGCGGATCTTCGTCCAATCGGCCGTCTACCTGGGCATCGTTGCCGCATTCGGTGCCGTCCCCAGCGGTTGGGCGGTGCTCAGCGTGTTCACGGCGACGCTGACCGGGATGGCGTTCGGGTTGCCGCTGATGGCCTATGCCGCATCGATCACCGAGGACCGCGGCCAATTCGCCATGGTCCAGCGCTTCGTGGTGATGCCGTTGTTCCTGTTCTCCGGGACGTTCTTCCCGCTGCAGACGCTACCGGTCTTCCTGCGGTGGATCGGCTGGATCTCCCCTATCTGGCACGGTACCTCGCTGGGCCGGGTGCTGAGCTACTCGATGTCCGAGCCGCTCTGGCTGAGCGCCGTGCACGTGCTCTTCCTAGTGCTGACGGCCGGGGCCGGTTTGATCATGGCCCGGCGGATCTACAGTCGGCGCTTGGAAGGTTGA
- a CDS encoding cytochrome P450, producing MSNQPNTATGCPFTGELPSDPAELAALMSTVPATHATDAPPAPGIEAPVADWVTIEDLVRDPFPIYRRMREEAPVHWVPAVNRYMVTSYAACHEIEQDEATYSADERNSLMKRSMGHSMLRKDNPKHQVDRDAYGATLRPGTIKKHWNAIFEANNERYLGELLAKGPGSDFVWDYAAPYTGENLRMVMGFKNATQQDLQRWSQTLIDGTGNYADDPEVWATAAASSDEVDTAVDEMLSHYVGNPDHSLLSGLASMPIPLEAIRANIKMTIGGGLNEPRDVLATTVWALLNNPEQLAAVKAEPRLHSVAFEESVRWVAPIGMYPRETTRDTVLGGVALPKGARLGVVLGAANRDPDVFEDPEAFNIFRPKKAHLGFGGGVHFCAGTWIARAQVAQVAMPSVFEKLPHLRLDPSSETTDAGWVFRGMTRMPVLWG from the coding sequence ATGAGCAACCAGCCGAACACCGCCACCGGATGCCCGTTCACCGGGGAACTGCCCAGCGACCCCGCCGAGCTCGCCGCGCTGATGTCCACCGTTCCGGCAACCCACGCCACCGATGCGCCGCCGGCCCCGGGCATCGAAGCCCCGGTTGCCGACTGGGTCACCATCGAGGACCTGGTCCGCGACCCGTTCCCGATCTACCGCCGCATGCGCGAAGAGGCGCCGGTGCACTGGGTCCCGGCCGTCAACCGCTACATGGTGACCTCCTACGCCGCCTGCCATGAGATCGAGCAGGACGAGGCAACCTATTCGGCCGATGAGCGCAACTCGCTGATGAAGCGTTCAATGGGCCACTCCATGCTGCGCAAGGACAACCCGAAGCACCAGGTGGACCGCGATGCCTACGGAGCCACGCTGCGCCCCGGAACCATCAAGAAGCACTGGAACGCGATCTTCGAGGCAAACAACGAGAGGTACCTCGGCGAGCTGCTGGCCAAGGGCCCGGGCTCCGACTTCGTCTGGGACTACGCCGCCCCCTACACCGGCGAGAACCTGCGCATGGTCATGGGCTTCAAGAACGCCACCCAGCAGGACCTGCAGCGCTGGAGCCAGACGCTGATCGACGGAACCGGAAACTACGCAGACGATCCCGAGGTCTGGGCCACCGCCGCCGCCTCCTCCGACGAGGTCGACACCGCTGTCGACGAGATGCTCTCCCACTACGTCGGCAACCCGGACCACTCGCTGCTCTCGGGCCTGGCCTCGATGCCGATTCCGCTGGAGGCGATCCGCGCCAACATCAAGATGACCATCGGTGGTGGGCTGAACGAACCGCGCGACGTGCTGGCAACCACCGTCTGGGCGCTGCTGAACAACCCGGAGCAACTCGCCGCGGTCAAGGCGGAGCCGCGGCTGCACTCGGTGGCCTTCGAGGAATCGGTGCGCTGGGTGGCCCCGATCGGCATGTACCCGCGCGAAACCACCCGCGACACCGTCCTGGGCGGCGTGGCGCTTCCGAAGGGCGCGCGCCTGGGCGTCGTTCTCGGCGCGGCAAACCGCGACCCCGACGTCTTCGAGGACCCGGAGGCCTTCAACATCTTCCGCCCGAAGAAGGCGCACCTGGGCTTCGGCGGCGGCGTGCACTTCTGCGCCGGCACCTGGATTGCCCGGGCACAGGTCGCCCAGGTGGCCATGCCCTCCGTCTTCGAGAAGCTGCCCCATCTGCGCCTTGACCCGAGCTCCGAGACCACCGATGCCGGCTGGGTCTTCCGCGGCATGACCAGGATGCCGGTCCTCTGGGGCTAG